The uncultured Desulfatiglans sp. DNA window CCACGAGCGAATTGCCGGCGTCCATATCGTCCGCGGCTTCTCTGAGGGCACTCAGCAGATTGCTCTTGGTCCCCGCCCCTGACAGCCAGGGAGCCGCCTCCCCCGGGGGGGCATTCCCATCTGAGAAGAGGGTCGTAACGGCCTCCCCGGGCCAGCCGTAATCCTGCATGAGCAGCCCGCGGCCGGCAGCGATGGTATAGTCCCAGCTGGTTCGATAATAAGGATTGTCGGTGGGCATTCCGCTGAAAAGGATCGCCCGGTCCCCCGTCTTGTAGCGCAGGTCGCCGCCGCCGGCTTCACCCGTGGAAGCGAACTGCGGGAACTCGACGCCTCCCCAGGACCATGTCTGCCCCCCGGTTACCCGCAGCGTATCCTTTGCGAGGGCAAAGGCCTCTTCAAAGGTGGGAGGCGATCCTGTCCCGTCCCATTCGAAGGCATCGAGGTAGTCATCATGAAAGGCCCGCTCGTCCGAAACACCTGTCAGAAAATCGCACATCGAAAGACCGAACCCATGCCAGAGATTGGCCGTCACGACAACGGTGCGGTCCAACTGCACCAGGTCGTCGATGAATCCTCCCGAAAAACAGCTGCCGGTCGAAAACATCAACACGCCCCTCAACCCCGCCACGGCGGCATGGACCTCGCTGTCCCAGATCATGACCTGCTGGTAATCGCGGAAAGCGCTGGGCTGATTCACACCGTAATCGTTGTACATAGCCGACGCGTCTGACCCGAATGCCGAAAATAGACACGCCGCCGCCAATGACCACACCACCCGCCCTCTCCTCATGCACTCCCTCCCGCTGTCGTCCCTTCCCGCTTCAAGACCGCCCCTTTCCGGACCGGCCTCCAAAGAAACAACACCATCATCGCACCTGTAAACGCTTCAATTAGAATCTGATCCTATAGCCATCCGTCAAACGGATTGGGGCCGTCGTCCAAATACATTCACGAATGCGGAAACCTGATCTACATCTTCAGCGTACTCATAGTAAAAAGAGGGAAGAAAAGGAAGCACTAAAGATTCTGTAGGGGTATTAAGCGACGCGCAGAGTAGTCTTCAGCCATATCACGGTACAGGGTTGTCTGCGCGAACCCGTGTCGGTCGATGGTTGTGAAACTGGGGCTACCGATGTCGTTTAGAATGGAAAGCTTTTACCGGACCTGACCGATGAGTGCTCCGATGGGGCTGCCGGGCGGTCGATTCGAGCCTCTACGGCCTGTAATAAAACAGGAATCGGCCACCATGCTGATTCATGAACGGGGAAAGGTAAAAGGCGTCTCCAACTCCTCGCCAGAGCGCCCGCGGGCAATCCTGCTGATGGTGGAAGGATGGACGCATGCATGCTTCGCGATTTCTTTCAGGCTGTAGCCGAACTCCCAGCGAGCCCGTGCAATGGCCTTGTTCCGGCGCTCTTTGTCTACCGGACCATGCGGGGCAAAGAGTGCCTCAAGACTCGGCCGTCTGCCCGAACCGTTGAACTTAACGGCCCGTTGCAGCCCGACTCCACTCCTCAACATCCGTCTCACAGCGCTGACGAAATGCTCGCAGCCCAGAATGCAGCGGTCTTTCAGGTCTTCTGATGGAAAGCGGGTCCCAATGCCATTCTGAACATAGAGCGCATAGCGGCGCATTGCCTCCCGGTCGTCGCCCCCGAAATGGAGCAGGACCCAGTCCATATCACAAATCTTTGGCGCAGGACCATCCCTGCCTTCCACTATGAAACTGCTCCAGGGGTATTCCTCGGGCCTTTTCACGAACCCTCTCCTTACCGGACTCAATACGACATACCGGCAGAGTTCGAGAAGATACCTCTTCTTCTCGATCAGAATCTATTGGTAGCGATGATGAAACAAAGGGCCTTTACGCCCGTGTCGGCGGTTGAATTGCTGGGTATACACGCCGTTCAGCTGGCGCATGCCCCTTGAGAGGTTCCCTTTGGGCGTTTCGGCAACTATCTGGTATTGATCGTCCATCAATGACCAAGC harbors:
- a CDS encoding exported hypothetical protein (Evidence 5 : Unknown function) → MRRGRVVWSLAAACLFSAFGSDASAMYNDYGVNQPSAFRDYQQVMIWDSEVHAAVAGLRGVLMFSTGSCFSGGFIDDLVQLDRTVVVTANLWHGFGLSMCDFLTGVSDERAFHDDYLDAFEWDGTGSPPTFEEAFALAKDTLRVTGGQTWSWGGVEFPQFASTGEAGGGDLRYKTGDRAILFSGMPTDNPYYRTSWDYTIAAGRGLLMQDYGWPGEAVTTLFSDGNAPPGEAAPWLSGAGTKSNLLSALREAADDMDAGNSLVVFVIAHGRSSAVMASRLLPDGCSIEYLLIPNGRCIALDPAYPAATYGCSQIELTGFRDLDPRHYSVQLPAALSGWGWRIDPEKGSLFLEADDPADRNSWLAPGAEYLIRLEYHGALGRMAISRGGWILWLPEGGGGPPFMSDYGEPGAGWGMGEHVPGGDALGSPDPSSWGDGWDSGGDGWILVPAPFEESLKVPALSWGGVATLGSLMLLVGVRFLLGRRRT
- a CDS encoding hypothetical protein (Evidence 5 : Unknown function) — encoded protein: MKRPEEYPWSSFIVEGRDGPAPKICDMDWVLLHFGGDDREAMRRYALYVQNGIGTRFPSEDLKDRCILGCEHFVSAVRRMLRSGVGLQRAVKFNGSGRRPSLEALFAPHGPVDKERRNKAIARARWEFGYSLKEIAKHACVHPSTISRIARGRSGEELETPFTFPRS
- a CDS encoding transposase (fragment), which translates into the protein MGRASRIEYPGACYYICSKREERQSIFEEDGDFETFLLILKDVVLLYRWKCYAWSLMDDQYQIVAETPKGNLSRGMRQLNGVYTQQFNRRHGRKGPLFHHRYQ